One genomic segment of Micromonospora sp. WMMC415 includes these proteins:
- a CDS encoding right-handed parallel beta-helix repeat-containing protein has protein sequence MVALSASLAAAVTPASPANATTWQARTYHVDCVAGDDSADGTKPSTAWRSLARVNQATLGPGDKVLLRRGTTCEGVLEPKGSGTPSTPITIAAYGTGARPKIVAPGTRAAVLLRNVQGYEIRDLEVTNPGPADGTARVGIYVLLEDYGTGKHYVVENVHVHDVPGCDCLNPDLENSGGILFEAAGDTTPTGFDRIRVTDSIVSGVDNVGIGTLSSWSKRDLFPGGRNHFVPMTNVKFLRNTLSDLGGDGILVMNGIDSRTARNKVDGFGLRAAQSHAAILAYNSDRPVMEYNEITGGAAFPPSFSLTVDAGSQDPLYQYNYSHDNNGPFILFCASEGSFGDGAVIRYNISDNDKDVNLDGFIIPVVAAGCDNGITNSKFYNNTIYAPNAENLAGAFPHTSIAFTNNIFSGKATGARIDDPVGVYDHNLYHNVTSMAANTTNAVNGDPLFRNPTVDRPAGLRLRCGSPAVDAGVAVPDNGGRDFWGNEVTGTTPNIGAYEGPCL, from the coding sequence ATGGTCGCCCTGAGCGCGAGCCTGGCGGCGGCGGTCACCCCCGCCTCGCCCGCCAACGCCACCACCTGGCAGGCCCGGACGTACCACGTCGACTGCGTGGCGGGCGACGACTCGGCCGACGGCACGAAGCCGAGCACCGCCTGGCGCTCGCTGGCACGGGTCAACCAGGCCACGCTCGGCCCCGGCGACAAGGTCCTCCTCCGCCGCGGCACCACCTGTGAGGGGGTGCTGGAGCCCAAGGGGTCGGGCACGCCCTCGACGCCGATCACCATCGCGGCGTACGGCACCGGCGCCCGGCCGAAGATCGTCGCGCCGGGCACCCGGGCGGCGGTCCTCCTGCGCAACGTGCAGGGCTACGAGATCCGGGACCTGGAGGTGACCAACCCGGGCCCGGCCGACGGGACCGCCCGGGTCGGCATCTACGTGCTGCTGGAGGACTACGGCACCGGCAAGCACTACGTGGTGGAGAACGTCCACGTCCACGACGTGCCGGGCTGTGACTGCCTGAACCCGGACCTGGAGAACAGCGGCGGCATCCTCTTCGAGGCCGCCGGCGACACGACGCCCACCGGCTTCGACCGGATCCGGGTGACCGACAGCATCGTGAGCGGCGTCGACAACGTCGGCATCGGGACGCTCTCCAGTTGGTCCAAGCGCGACCTGTTCCCCGGTGGGCGCAACCACTTCGTGCCGATGACGAACGTGAAGTTCCTCCGGAACACCCTGTCCGACCTCGGCGGCGACGGCATCCTGGTGATGAACGGCATCGACTCGCGGACCGCGCGCAACAAGGTCGACGGCTTCGGCCTGCGGGCCGCCCAGTCGCACGCGGCGATCCTCGCCTACAACTCCGACCGCCCGGTGATGGAGTACAACGAGATCACCGGCGGCGCCGCGTTCCCGCCGTCGTTCTCGCTCACCGTCGACGCCGGCAGCCAGGACCCGCTCTACCAGTACAACTACAGCCACGACAACAACGGGCCGTTCATCCTGTTCTGCGCGTCCGAGGGGTCGTTCGGCGACGGTGCGGTCATCCGCTACAACATCAGCGACAACGACAAGGACGTCAACCTCGACGGTTTCATCATCCCGGTCGTCGCGGCGGGCTGCGACAACGGGATCACCAACTCGAAGTTCTACAACAACACGATCTACGCGCCGAACGCCGAGAACCTCGCCGGCGCCTTCCCGCACACCTCGATCGCCTTCACCAACAACATCTTCTCCGGCAAGGCGACCGGTGCCCGGATCGACGACCCGGTGGGCGTCTACGACCACAACCTGTACCACAACGTCACCAGCATGGCGGCCAACACCACCAACGCCGTGAACGGCGACCCGCTGTTCCGTAACCCGACCGTCGACCGCCCGGCCGGCCTCCGGCTGCGGTGCGGCTCGCCGGCCGTCGACGCCGGCGTGGCCGTGCCGGACAACGGTGGCCGGGACTTCTGGGGCAACGAGGTCACCGGCACCACGCCGAACATCGGCGCGTACGAGGGGCCCTGCCTCTGA
- a CDS encoding TenA family protein has protein sequence MTAGPATRARPQDELAALAAPLVARVTAHPFWAGLRDGTLPPEALWWFAEQDARYVVPAYARALARCAAGADRSEHAGLLAGAAQATVGSLPRLDRELGRLAETLGRPAGPAFAGPAPAVHAYTSVMLAAPVTSFAAGVGALLPMSWFHLLVSDDLRQRADRSSRYGPWIEQYLAYDGFADYVAAWLAMVDEVVEAGGDGNRTRLVEWFLTGARCEWEFADAAWRRQGWAV, from the coding sequence GTGACGGCCGGGCCGGCGACCCGGGCGCGGCCCCAGGACGAACTGGCGGCGCTCGCGGCGCCGCTGGTGGCGCGGGTCACCGCCCACCCGTTCTGGGCCGGGCTGCGCGACGGGACGCTCCCGCCGGAGGCGCTGTGGTGGTTCGCCGAGCAGGACGCCCGGTACGTCGTCCCGGCGTACGCGCGGGCGCTGGCCCGGTGCGCGGCGGGTGCCGACCGGTCGGAGCACGCCGGCCTGCTGGCCGGGGCGGCGCAGGCCACGGTGGGCTCGCTGCCCCGGCTGGACCGGGAGTTGGGCCGGCTGGCGGAGACGCTCGGCCGGCCCGCCGGCCCGGCGTTCGCCGGCCCCGCGCCAGCGGTGCACGCGTACACGTCGGTCATGCTCGCGGCGCCGGTGACGTCGTTCGCGGCGGGCGTCGGCGCGCTGCTGCCGATGAGCTGGTTCCACCTGCTCGTCTCCGACGACCTGCGGCAACGGGCCGACCGGTCGTCGCGCTACGGGCCGTGGATCGAGCAGTACCTGGCGTACGACGGGTTCGCCGACTACGTGGCCGCCTGGCTGGCGATGGTCGACGAGGTCGTCGAGGCGGGCGGTGACGGCAACCGGACCCGGCTCGTCGAGTGGTTCTTGACTGGTGCTCGCTGTGAGTGGGAGTTCGCGGACGCAGCGTGGCGGCGGCAGGGCTGGGCGGTGTAG
- a CDS encoding FAD-dependent monooxygenase: protein MYDEEVPVLIVGAGPVGLSTAVFLGRHGVPTLVVEKRPNTSRLPRAPGLQARTMELFRAAGIGPDIRALEIGDSHRYFEGGILRVSTYSDIANAQVLEAPSLDGPEISPERVMGCGQDRYEVVLAAKAKEFGSEIRFGARLTAVDQDGDGVTATVTDEGGVERTVRARYLVGADGAGSSVRGLLGVGRSGRGSVFHALSIYFRAPELERILADRPFILCYATVGGTMTGLSRLHGCDPWLAAPVYHPDRGESPEDFTDERCVRIVREAAGRPDMAVEVVAKVPWEGSQLVADRFRVGRVFLAGDAAHVHPPAGGFGANTGIHDAHNLAWKLAAELHGWGTSALLDTYHQERHAVGSAMAEQAMVRNRIRHGQSDGRPEKEMVDDIIITLGYRYRSAAVLADDHPPVLTAPLTLAGEPGTRAPHLWLRSGDRELSTIDLFWESFVLVSGAEDDGWHEAAVRLAARTSVPLRSVRVGPGGDVATTGADWAAAFGVSSRGAVLVRPDAFVAWRSVEGSGEPEKVLTDVLAEVSGAERLTPAAT from the coding sequence ATGTACGACGAAGAGGTCCCGGTACTGATCGTGGGCGCCGGCCCGGTGGGCCTGTCCACGGCGGTCTTCCTCGGCCGGCACGGCGTGCCCACCCTGGTGGTGGAGAAGCGGCCCAACACGTCCCGGCTGCCCCGCGCCCCGGGTCTGCAGGCGCGCACCATGGAGCTGTTCCGTGCCGCCGGCATCGGCCCGGACATCCGGGCTCTGGAGATCGGTGACTCGCACCGCTACTTCGAGGGCGGGATCCTGCGGGTCAGCACGTACTCCGACATCGCGAACGCCCAGGTGCTGGAGGCGCCGTCGCTGGACGGTCCGGAGATCAGCCCGGAGCGGGTGATGGGCTGTGGCCAGGACCGCTACGAGGTGGTGCTGGCGGCCAAGGCGAAGGAGTTCGGCTCGGAGATCCGCTTCGGTGCCCGACTGACCGCCGTCGACCAGGACGGGGACGGCGTGACCGCGACGGTGACCGACGAGGGCGGCGTCGAGCGGACGGTCCGGGCCCGCTACCTGGTCGGCGCCGACGGGGCCGGCAGTTCGGTGCGGGGTCTGCTGGGCGTGGGCCGGTCGGGTCGCGGTTCGGTGTTCCACGCGCTGAGCATCTACTTCCGCGCCCCCGAGCTGGAGCGGATCCTCGCCGACCGGCCGTTCATCCTCTGCTACGCCACGGTGGGCGGGACGATGACCGGGCTGTCCCGGCTGCACGGCTGCGACCCGTGGCTGGCCGCGCCGGTCTACCACCCGGACCGGGGCGAGTCGCCGGAGGACTTCACCGACGAGCGGTGCGTGCGGATCGTCCGGGAGGCCGCCGGCCGGCCCGACATGGCGGTCGAGGTGGTGGCCAAGGTGCCGTGGGAGGGCTCGCAGCTGGTCGCGGACCGGTTCCGGGTCGGCCGGGTCTTCCTGGCCGGCGACGCGGCGCACGTGCACCCGCCGGCCGGCGGGTTCGGCGCCAACACCGGCATTCACGACGCGCACAACCTGGCGTGGAAGCTGGCCGCCGAACTGCACGGGTGGGGCACCTCCGCGCTGCTGGACACGTACCACCAGGAGCGGCACGCGGTGGGCTCGGCGATGGCGGAGCAGGCCATGGTCCGTAACCGCATCCGGCACGGGCAGAGCGACGGCCGGCCGGAGAAGGAGATGGTCGACGACATCATCATCACGCTCGGCTACCGGTACCGGTCGGCCGCCGTGCTCGCCGACGACCACCCGCCGGTGCTGACCGCGCCGCTGACCCTGGCGGGCGAGCCGGGCACCCGGGCCCCGCACCTGTGGCTGCGTTCCGGTGACCGGGAGCTGTCCACGATCGACCTGTTCTGGGAATCGTTCGTGCTGGTCAGTGGCGCGGAGGACGACGGCTGGCACGAGGCGGCGGTCCGCCTGGCGGCGCGGACGTCGGTGCCGCTGCGGTCGGTGCGGGTCGGTCCGGGCGGTGACGTCGCCACGACGGGCGCCGACTGGGCGGCCGCGTTCGGCGTCTCCTCGCGCGGGGCCGTGCTGGTGCGGCCGGACGCGTTCGTGGCCTGGCGCAGCGTCGAGGGCTCCGGCGAGCCGGAGAAGGTGCTCACCGACGTGCTCGCCGAGGTGTCCGGCGCCGAGCGGCTGACCCCGGCGGCGACGTGA
- a CDS encoding SRPBCC family protein, producing MAGHTDNAIVIDAPMDVVWDMTNDVASWPQLFSEYAAAEILERDGDSVTFRLTMHPDEDGTVWSWVSKRTVDRERREVRAHRIETGPFEYMNIHWTYAEVDGGVRMRWVQDFHMKPQAPVDDDAMTAHLNRNTVIQMNRIKGLVEAAAAARGPVARAS from the coding sequence ATGGCAGGACACACGGACAACGCGATCGTGATCGACGCGCCGATGGACGTGGTGTGGGACATGACCAACGACGTGGCGTCGTGGCCGCAGCTGTTCAGCGAGTACGCCGCCGCGGAGATCCTCGAACGGGACGGCGACAGCGTCACCTTCCGGCTCACCATGCACCCCGACGAGGACGGCACGGTGTGGAGCTGGGTGTCGAAGCGCACCGTCGACCGGGAGCGCCGCGAGGTCCGGGCCCACCGGATCGAGACCGGCCCGTTCGAGTACATGAACATCCACTGGACGTACGCCGAGGTCGACGGCGGGGTGCGGATGCGCTGGGTGCAGGACTTCCACATGAAGCCGCAGGCGCCCGTCGACGACGACGCGATGACCGCGCACCTGAACCGCAACACGGTGATCCAGATGAACCGGATCAAGGGGCTGGTCGAGGCCGCGGCGGCCGCGCGCGGCCCGGTGGCCCGGGCGAGCTGA